GATCATCGCGGGGGTGACGTGGCCCCTCCGAGGCCCTTGGCCGGGTGTTACCGGCGAGTGCTGGTAGTCTTGCCGAGACGTCGGGTGACCGGCGTGGGGCCTCGCGTGCCTGCTCGACGCCGCGGGTGCGAGGTACCGGTCCGTTCCCGGTCCACCGGGACGACGGACACCTACTGATCAACCCACCGAAACAGGGAGAACATGGCGCTCGATCAAGAAGCCAAGGCCAGCATCCGTGCCGAGTACGCGACCGTCGAGGGCGACACCGGTTCGCCGGAGGTCCAGGTCGCGGTCCTCACCAAGCGGATCGCCGAGCTGACCGAGCACCTGAAGGTGCACAAGCACGACCACCACAGCCGTCGTGGTCTGCTGCTGCTGGTCGGCCGGCGCCGTCGGCTGCTCAACTACGTCCAGAAGAAGGACATTGCCCGCTACCGGTCGCTCATCGAGCGGCTCGGCCTGCGCCGGTGACGTGACGGGGGAGTGGCCGAGGAGGCTGCTCCCCCGTACGGCGTCCCACCTGAAGAAAACGGGCCGCGCGACCACCCGAGAGGGAGCCGGTCAGCGTACCGGTCTCCGGTAGTGGCCCCCGGGAACCCGGCATTCTGCCGACCACCCGGGCGCTTCGATCGAAGACCGGCCGGCTGAGCAGCTCCCCGATGTCGTGGGCCCACGACGCGAAGGAGCACGACAGCACATGACCGAGACCAAACTCGGCACCGAATCCCGTACCGCCGTGATCGACAACGGGTCCTTCGGCACCCGCGAGATCACCTTCTCCACCGGTCGGCTGGCTCGCCAGGCCGCCGGTTCCGTCATCGCCCAGCTGGGCGAGACGGTCGTTCTCTCCGCCACCACGGCCGGTAAGCACCCGAAGGAGCAGTTCGACTTCTTCCCGCTGACCGTCGACGTCGAGGAGCGGATGTACGCCGCGGGCCGCATCCCCGGCTCGTTCTTCCGCCGTGAGGGGCGGCCGAGCGAGGACGCGATCCTCACCTGCCGCCTGATCGACCGGCCGCTGCGCCCGTCCTTCGTCAAGGGCCTGCGCAACGAGGTCCAGGTCGTCGAGACCATCCTCGCGCTCGACCCGCAGCACCCGTACGACGTCGTGGCGATCAACGCCGCCTCGATGTCGACCAAGCTCTCCGGCCTGCCGTTCTCCGGCCCGATCGGT
The nucleotide sequence above comes from Micromonospora luteifusca. Encoded proteins:
- the rpsO gene encoding 30S ribosomal protein S15, which gives rise to MALDQEAKASIRAEYATVEGDTGSPEVQVAVLTKRIAELTEHLKVHKHDHHSRRGLLLLVGRRRRLLNYVQKKDIARYRSLIERLGLRR